The sequence GTTTAGATCTGCTTGAAAAAAATGTGATTATTTTTAAGGAAGTAGTGGATGCCGTCATGGCAAGTGGATTTAACGGTATTTTCCTGGTCGCCACAAACCCTGTTGATCTATTAACGCAAGCGACGCAAGCTTTTAGCGGCCTGCCTAAAAAACGAGTCATTGGCAGCGGAACAACGTTAGATACAGCAAGGCTACGGTTTATGCTAGGCGAGTACTTCCAAATTTCCGCTAAACACGTCCACGCTTATGTGGTAGGCGAACATGGCGATAGCGCCCTGCCTTTATGGAGCACAGCAACAATTGGAAATGTCCCAATTTCCCAGTATTTGCTCCGGAACAAAGCGTATAAAAAAGCTGATTTAGATGACATTTTTACCAACGTCCGCGACGCCGCCTATGAAATAATTCATAAAAAAGGCGCCACTTATTATGGGATTGCCATGAGTTTAGTCCGCATCACAAAAGCACTGTTAAAAAATGAAAATGCAGTCATGACCGTCAGCACATTTCTTAATGGCGAGTTCGGAGCGAAAGAAGTATGCATAGCTGTACCTGCAATTGTAAACCGTAATGGTGTCCGTGAAGTGCTTGAACTGAAGTTGAACGACCTTGAGCGGCAACAGTTCACTGAGAGCGTCCAGATGCTAAAAGGAACTTATTAAGACTATCATGCAAACTAGCACTCTTTTTTAGAAACAAACTGTTCTTGTGGAATCGAATAGCTAAAATAGGTATATGTTTGCTTGACTTTGGAAAAGACTTTTCATACAATGAGCATATCGTAAACTAGGGAAATACAAGGATAAAGGAGTAGTAGCGTCACTTCGGAAAGCAAGAGAGCTGGCGGACGGTGCAAGCCAGCCTGAGAAGAGATGTGAACTCGCCTTTTAGTTGTAAGAGCGAACCGCATTGCCAGTAGCTCTTAACGGGACACACCGTTATGTGTAAGTGAACAGGCGATGCCTGTTAATGTGGGTGGCACCGCGGGAATGTATGCAAACTCTCGTCCCTTTTGGGAGAGAGTTTTTTTGTTGGAAGCAGCAGAAGGAGGAAAAGGAATGTCGTTTTCACATCAGGAGATTGAAAAAAAATGGCAAGCATTTTGGGAAGAAAACAAAACGTTTAAAACAGACGAACAAGCAGATGGGCCGCATTTTTATGCATTAGATATGTTCCCTTACCCATCGGGGGCTGGTCTTCATGTCGGCCATCCAGAGGGATACACGGCAACTGATATTTTAGCGCGGATGAAGCGGATGCAAGGCTATAACGTTCTTCATCCTATGGGTTGGGATGCTTTTGGCTTGCCAGCTGAGCAGTACGCTATAGATACAGGCAAACATCCGGCTACGTTTACTAAACAAAACATTGACACCTTTAAACGGCAAATTAAAGAACTTGGTTTTTCTTACGATTGGGACCGTGAAATTAGCACGACTGACCCTCAATATTACAAATGGACACAATGGATTTTTCTGAAATTATATGAAAAAGGGCTTGCTTATATTGACGAAGTAGCCGTGAACTGGTGCCCTGCACTTGGGACTGTGCTAGCCAATGAGGAAATTGTCGACGGTGTCAGCGAACGAGGAGGCCATCCAGTTGAAAGGCGCCCAATGAAACAATGGGTGTTGCGCATTACGGCATATGCTGAGCGCTTGCTCGAAGACCTTGAAGAGCTTGAATGGCCGGAAAGCCTAAAAGATATGCAGCGCAACTGGATCGGCAAATCGGAAGGCGCTGAAGTGACATTTAAGATCAATGAACACTCCGTTAACGTGTTTACGACGCGGCCAGACACATTGTTTGGCGCTACTTATATGGTTCTTGCCCCTGAGCATAAGCTCGTGTCCGAGATCACTACCGATGATCAGCGGGAAGCGGTAGAAGCTTACCAAAAGCAAGTTTCGCTCAAAAGTGACATTGAACGGACAGATTTGGCAAAAGAAAAAACAGGCGCGTTTACTGGCGCTTATGCCATCAATCCTGTAAATGGCGAAAAGATTCCAGTTTGGATAGCTGATTATGTACTAATCAGTTATGGTACTGGAGCTGTCATGGCTGTTCCTGCCCATGATGAGCGTGATTTCGAATTTGCTCATGCATTTGGCTTGCCAATAAAAGAAGTAGTCGCAGGAGGAGACGTCTCAAAAGCTGCTTACACAGGCGACGGAGAACATGTCAATTCTGATTTTCTCAATGGGTTGAACAAGCAAGAAGCGGTTGAGAAAATGATTGTATGGCTAGAGGAAAATGGCGCTGGGCAAAGAAAGGTCACATACCGTTTGCGTGATTGGCTCTTTAGCCGCCAGCGTTATTGGGGCGAACCGATTCCAATCATCCACTGGGAAGATGGCTCTATGACAGCTTTGGATGAGAGCGAATTGCCGCTGATGTTGCCTGATTTAGATGAAATCAAACCTTCAGGTACAGGCGAATCGCCGCTTGCCAATGCGAAAGATTGGCTGGAAGTGGTTGATCCTAAAACAGGCATGCGTGGTCGCCGTGAAACGAACACGATGCCCCAATGGGCAGGTAGCTGCTGGTATTATTTGCGCTATATTGATCCGACGAACGACGAAGCGTTGGCCGATCCTGAAAAACTAAAAAATTGGCTGCCTGTCGATACGTATATTGGCGGTGCGGAGCATGCAGTCTTGCATTTGCTATATGCTCGTTTTTGGCATAAGTTTTTGTATGATATTGGCGTTGTGCCAACAAAAGAACCATTCCAAAAAGTGTTTAACCAAGGCATGATCCTTGGCGAAAATAACGAAAAGATGAGCAAGTCAAAAGGCAATGTTGTGAACCCTGACGAGATTATTGCCAGCCATGGGGCTGACACGCTCCGCCTGTATGAAATGTTTATGGGCCCTCTAGATGCATCTGTAGCTTGGTCAACAAACGGCCTTGATGGATCACGCCGTTTTCTTGAACGGGTTTGGCGCCTGAT is a genomic window of Shouchella clausii containing:
- a CDS encoding L-lactate dehydrogenase, which gives rise to MVRTPSKAKRDRVVVIGTGHVGSSYAFALMNQGVAKELVIIDIDQEKASGDVMDLNHGQAFAPSVTSTWHGNYEDCKEADVVCISAGANQKPGETRLDLLEKNVIIFKEVVDAVMASGFNGIFLVATNPVDLLTQATQAFSGLPKKRVIGSGTTLDTARLRFMLGEYFQISAKHVHAYVVGEHGDSALPLWSTATIGNVPISQYLLRNKAYKKADLDDIFTNVRDAAYEIIHKKGATYYGIAMSLVRITKALLKNENAVMTVSTFLNGEFGAKEVCIAVPAIVNRNGVREVLELKLNDLERQQFTESVQMLKGTY
- the leuS gene encoding leucine--tRNA ligase, encoding MSFSHQEIEKKWQAFWEENKTFKTDEQADGPHFYALDMFPYPSGAGLHVGHPEGYTATDILARMKRMQGYNVLHPMGWDAFGLPAEQYAIDTGKHPATFTKQNIDTFKRQIKELGFSYDWDREISTTDPQYYKWTQWIFLKLYEKGLAYIDEVAVNWCPALGTVLANEEIVDGVSERGGHPVERRPMKQWVLRITAYAERLLEDLEELEWPESLKDMQRNWIGKSEGAEVTFKINEHSVNVFTTRPDTLFGATYMVLAPEHKLVSEITTDDQREAVEAYQKQVSLKSDIERTDLAKEKTGAFTGAYAINPVNGEKIPVWIADYVLISYGTGAVMAVPAHDERDFEFAHAFGLPIKEVVAGGDVSKAAYTGDGEHVNSDFLNGLNKQEAVEKMIVWLEENGAGQRKVTYRLRDWLFSRQRYWGEPIPIIHWEDGSMTALDESELPLMLPDLDEIKPSGTGESPLANAKDWLEVVDPKTGMRGRRETNTMPQWAGSCWYYLRYIDPTNDEALADPEKLKNWLPVDTYIGGAEHAVLHLLYARFWHKFLYDIGVVPTKEPFQKVFNQGMILGENNEKMSKSKGNVVNPDEIIASHGADTLRLYEMFMGPLDASVAWSTNGLDGSRRFLERVWRLIVNEETGKLNSNVKDVEGNEVFVRTYHQTVKKVTEDFAELRFNTGISQLMVFVNEGNKQEVLPKALIEGFVKLLSPVAPHIAEELWEKLGHTDTITYEAWPTYDESLLVENEVEVVVQMNGKVKTKLVVNKGASKEEMEAAALADEKVQAAIGEKTIRKVIAVPGKLVNIVVG